One Amaranthus tricolor cultivar Red isolate AtriRed21 chromosome 1, ASM2621246v1, whole genome shotgun sequence DNA window includes the following coding sequences:
- the LOC130805653 gene encoding uncharacterized protein LOC130805653: MGCVLKLIDAVLLLFFLLMSVVIPLFDAQNCLPQEYYPEALVNLNSWYSNEYGDYLVVEKPHFFVGLVWMEFLVLWPLSILNLFALISSKPWFGSTCLIYGASVTTSMAAILSELINSGKASDTLKMVYYPFLGLGLLAVLRGLLPSSCKTEGSAKRVIAPRKKRA, encoded by the exons ATGGGGTGTGTATTGAAACTCATAGATGCAGTGTTATTACTGTTCTTTCTTCTAATGTCAGTGGTGATTCCATTGTTTGATGCCCAGAATTGTTTGCCTCAGGAGTATTATCCTGAGGCTTTGGTAAATCTTAATTCGTGGTATAGTAATGAGTATGGAGATTATTTAGTGGTTGAGAAGCCACATTTCTTTGTTGGTCTTGTTTGGATGGAGTTTTTGGTTCTTTGGCCTCTATCCATTCTTAATCTTTTTGCTCTTATTTCTTCCAAGCCTTGGTTTGGCTCTACCTGCTTGATCTATGGCGCTTCTGTCACCACATCCATG GCGGCAATACTCTCGGAATTAATCAATTCTGGCAAAGCTTCAGATACATTGAAGATGGTGTACTACCCATTCTTGGGCTTAGGGTTGCTAGCAGTCCTACGAGGCTTGCTCCCATCATCATGCAAGACCGAAGGTAGCGCAAAGCGTGTCATTGCACCAAGGAAGAAGAGGGCTTGA